A window of Sporichthya brevicatena contains these coding sequences:
- a CDS encoding NADP-dependent oxidoreductase, with protein sequence MTLKNTAWYLRSRPTGEVDASHFDVRTEEVPDPGPGQVLVRNIYLMIPASMRIWMNERDTYLPAVPLGTVMRGITTSIVEKSNDERLPVGTYVNGMCGWQEYAVAAVEELMPLTHKHPDIPLSNYRHVLDFQGLTAYCGLTDVGKPQAGETLVVTAAAGSVGSLVCQIGKKLGLRVIGIAGGPEKCQWLRDVCKVDGAIDYKSDDVGAKLDELCPNGIDIVFENVGGPVLDLMLDRINLRARIVLCGFVSTYFGGEQTAGRGLMNLVNQRGTMQGFIVLDYLPHYAEVMGILTPWVLDGSLVHPEEILDGLENAPVAMNRLSRGENHGMQLIRISPEA encoded by the coding sequence GTGACCCTGAAGAACACGGCCTGGTACCTGCGTTCCCGGCCGACCGGTGAAGTCGACGCCAGCCACTTCGACGTCCGCACGGAGGAGGTGCCTGATCCGGGTCCTGGCCAGGTCCTGGTCCGGAACATCTACCTGATGATCCCGGCCTCGATGCGGATCTGGATGAACGAGCGGGACACCTACCTCCCGGCCGTCCCGCTCGGCACCGTGATGCGCGGGATCACCACGAGCATCGTGGAGAAGTCGAACGACGAGCGGCTGCCGGTCGGCACGTACGTCAACGGCATGTGCGGCTGGCAGGAGTACGCGGTGGCGGCCGTCGAGGAGCTGATGCCCCTGACGCACAAGCACCCCGACATCCCGCTGTCGAACTACCGGCACGTCCTGGACTTCCAGGGCCTGACCGCCTACTGCGGCCTGACCGACGTCGGCAAGCCGCAGGCGGGGGAGACCCTCGTCGTCACCGCCGCGGCCGGCAGCGTCGGCTCGCTGGTCTGCCAGATCGGCAAGAAGCTCGGCCTGCGCGTCATCGGCATCGCCGGCGGCCCGGAGAAGTGCCAGTGGCTGCGCGACGTGTGCAAGGTCGACGGCGCGATCGACTACAAGTCCGACGATGTCGGCGCGAAGCTCGACGAGCTGTGCCCGAACGGGATCGACATCGTCTTCGAGAACGTCGGCGGTCCGGTCCTGGACCTCATGCTCGACCGCATCAACCTGCGGGCGCGCATCGTCCTGTGCGGCTTCGTCTCGACCTACTTCGGCGGTGAGCAGACCGCCGGCCGCGGGCTGATGAACCTGGTCAACCAGCGCGGCACGATGCAGGGCTTCATCGTCCTGGACTACCTCCCGCACTACGCCGAGGTCATGGGGATCCTGACGCCCTGGGTGCTGGACGGCAGCCTCGTCCACCCCGAGGAGATCCTCGACGGCCTCGAGAACGCACCGGTGGCGATGAACCGGCTGTCCCGGGGCGAGAACCACGGCATGCAACTCATCCGCATCTCACCGGAAGCCTGA
- a CDS encoding nuclear transport factor 2 family protein, producing the protein MGTADPAHTQIVEDWYRALQTLDLEGFLKLHASDCMYNISGHSPISGRCDFQQLQEEVLPQVFGRLDLNQFRFTNWKIMCQDDQRVVGIMDADGPGTNGERYDQRYVHIFEVRDGLIRQVWEFFDTKLAEQVLFYDPENSPTNGRLAPFEY; encoded by the coding sequence ATGGGAACCGCCGACCCCGCCCACACCCAGATCGTCGAGGACTGGTACCGCGCGCTGCAGACCCTGGACCTGGAAGGGTTCCTGAAGCTGCACGCGTCCGACTGCATGTACAACATCAGCGGCCACAGCCCGATCTCCGGTCGTTGCGACTTCCAGCAACTGCAGGAGGAGGTTCTCCCGCAGGTCTTCGGCCGGCTCGACCTCAACCAGTTCCGCTTCACGAACTGGAAGATCATGTGCCAGGACGACCAGCGCGTCGTCGGGATCATGGACGCCGACGGTCCCGGCACCAACGGCGAGCGCTACGACCAGCGCTACGTGCACATCTTCGAGGTCCGCGACGGTCTGATCCGTCAGGTGTGGGAGTTCTTCGACACCAAGCTCGCCGAGCAGGTCCTCTTCTACGACCCGGAGAACAGCCCGACCAACGGCCGCCTGGCCCCGTTCGAGTACTGA
- a CDS encoding carboxymuconolactone decarboxylase family protein: MSRIPLATTDQMPPEIAGLVAAVEEQTGDSTALRALAHRPDILGPFAQFYWNLQTTGQLDRKLIELFRLSIAQINQCRNCLAGRYQDSIDEGLTEELVAALPDAENSPLFTEREKAAISYAQKMATDHYSVGDADFARLYEHFSVEEVVELCVDVAQFIGVGRMFAVIDAMNVACEIPGAQKVAAATS; the protein is encoded by the coding sequence ATGTCGCGCATCCCCCTGGCCACGACCGACCAGATGCCCCCCGAGATCGCCGGACTCGTGGCGGCCGTCGAGGAGCAGACCGGTGACTCGACGGCGCTGCGTGCGCTCGCGCACCGGCCCGACATCCTCGGTCCGTTCGCGCAGTTCTACTGGAACCTGCAGACGACCGGTCAGCTCGACCGCAAGCTGATCGAGCTGTTCCGGCTCTCGATCGCGCAGATCAACCAGTGCCGCAACTGCCTGGCCGGCCGCTACCAGGACTCGATCGACGAGGGTCTGACCGAGGAGCTGGTCGCTGCCCTCCCGGACGCCGAGAACTCGCCGCTGTTCACCGAGCGGGAGAAGGCCGCGATCTCCTACGCGCAGAAGATGGCGACCGACCACTACTCGGTCGGGGACGCCGACTTCGCCCGCCTCTACGAGCACTTCAGCGTCGAGGAGGTCGTCGAGCTCTGCGTCGACGTCGCCCAGTTCATCGGGGTGGGCCGCATGTTCGCGGTCATCGACGCCATGAACGTCGCGTGCGAGATCCCGGGGGCGCAGAAGGTCGCCGCCGCCACGAGCTGA
- a CDS encoding molybdopterin-containing oxidoreductase family protein: MRDPGGAEGRRRHELMAGLRTVHSTVCQVCHNCCPIEVAVEAGRAVEITGNKNNRHYAGFSCGKGRRQLAYHYSPDRLLHSQKRLPSGEFVPISSAQVMDEIAERLQGLLAEHGPRAVALYFGTQAFQTAGSSMPVIKGFLNAIGTPMVFDSVTIDQPGKMVARALHGSWLAPAHTADEAEVLLLFGANPLVSMLGLPSGNPGTWLNRRLEEGARLIVVDPRRTETARRAELFLQVRPGHDVAILAAMLRVILAEDLGDRQFMASWVDGIDRLRSAVAPFTPEAVARNAGIDADDLVRAARMYGSARSGFVDAGTGPNMAQSGSTLEYLIAVLRSVCGHVRRAGEAVPDPLTLYPALPAIAQPMPPAPATGFGEQLRVRNLTSCPAGLPVSALADEILLEGEGQVRALFSVGGNPVVAWPDQVRTTAAMKALDLLVTVDPFLSNTAQFADYVIAPRMPLEVPHVTQILDFLQVLGIGPGAPYAQYGPAVLDVPEGSDLLSEWEFFYGLAQRLNLSIEVPHPFGMVDPVALDMSKPPTEEELLDIVCAGSRIPLDTVRQYRDGLEGEAAAEPRVVVAPADPACTAKLDAANPEMMADLEAIAGSLGSHGTSDDSFVLVGRRETHAANSSYNAKAARGIRRYNPVYLNPADAERLGVRDDDLVRIASARAAVVAVVSVDDSMRPGVVALSHAYGPAEADVDDPWGAGASTARLADVEDDYDRYSGQPRMSGIPVVLSPVRQPAPVGG, translated from the coding sequence GTGCGAGATCCCGGGGGCGCAGAAGGTCGCCGCCGCCACGAGCTGATGGCGGGCCTCCGGACGGTGCACTCGACGGTCTGCCAGGTCTGCCACAACTGCTGCCCGATCGAGGTGGCGGTCGAGGCCGGACGGGCCGTCGAGATCACCGGGAACAAGAACAACCGTCACTACGCCGGCTTCAGCTGCGGCAAGGGGCGCCGTCAGCTGGCCTACCACTACTCGCCGGACCGCCTCCTGCACTCGCAGAAGCGGTTGCCGAGCGGGGAGTTCGTGCCGATCTCCTCGGCCCAGGTCATGGACGAGATCGCGGAGCGTCTGCAGGGCCTCCTCGCCGAGCACGGCCCGCGGGCCGTGGCGCTGTACTTCGGCACCCAGGCGTTCCAGACCGCCGGCTCGTCGATGCCGGTCATCAAGGGGTTCCTGAACGCCATCGGCACCCCGATGGTGTTCGACTCGGTGACCATCGACCAGCCCGGGAAGATGGTCGCCCGCGCGCTGCACGGGAGCTGGCTCGCGCCGGCCCACACGGCGGACGAGGCCGAGGTCCTGCTGCTGTTCGGGGCCAACCCGCTGGTCAGCATGCTCGGGCTGCCCTCGGGCAACCCGGGCACCTGGCTGAACCGGCGGCTGGAGGAGGGCGCGCGCCTGATCGTCGTCGACCCGCGCCGGACCGAGACCGCCCGGCGGGCCGAGCTGTTCCTGCAGGTCCGGCCCGGCCACGACGTCGCGATCCTCGCCGCGATGCTGCGGGTCATCCTCGCCGAGGATCTGGGGGACCGTCAGTTCATGGCGTCCTGGGTCGACGGCATCGACCGGCTGCGTTCGGCCGTCGCGCCGTTCACGCCCGAGGCGGTCGCCCGGAACGCGGGCATCGACGCGGACGACCTCGTCCGCGCCGCGCGGATGTACGGCAGCGCCCGCTCCGGATTCGTGGACGCCGGGACCGGGCCGAACATGGCCCAGTCGGGGTCGACGCTGGAGTACCTCATCGCGGTGTTGCGCTCGGTCTGCGGTCACGTGCGCCGCGCGGGCGAGGCGGTCCCGGACCCGCTGACGCTCTACCCGGCGCTGCCGGCGATCGCGCAGCCGATGCCGCCGGCCCCGGCCACCGGGTTCGGGGAGCAGTTGCGCGTCCGCAACCTGACCAGTTGCCCGGCCGGTCTGCCGGTCTCGGCGCTGGCCGACGAGATCCTCCTCGAAGGGGAGGGGCAGGTCCGCGCGCTGTTCAGCGTCGGTGGCAACCCCGTCGTCGCGTGGCCCGACCAGGTCCGTACGACGGCGGCGATGAAGGCGCTGGACCTGCTCGTCACGGTCGACCCGTTCCTGTCGAACACCGCACAGTTCGCGGACTACGTCATCGCGCCGCGGATGCCGCTCGAGGTCCCGCACGTCACGCAGATCCTCGACTTCCTCCAGGTGCTCGGCATCGGCCCCGGCGCCCCGTACGCCCAGTACGGCCCGGCGGTGCTCGACGTGCCCGAGGGCAGTGACCTGCTGAGCGAGTGGGAGTTCTTCTACGGCCTCGCGCAGCGGCTGAACCTGTCGATCGAGGTCCCGCACCCGTTCGGCATGGTCGACCCGGTCGCGCTCGACATGAGCAAGCCGCCGACGGAGGAGGAGCTGCTCGACATCGTCTGCGCCGGCTCCCGGATCCCGCTCGACACCGTCCGGCAGTACCGCGACGGGCTCGAGGGCGAGGCTGCGGCGGAGCCCCGCGTCGTCGTCGCCCCCGCCGACCCGGCGTGCACGGCGAAGCTCGACGCGGCGAACCCGGAGATGATGGCCGACCTCGAGGCGATCGCGGGTTCGCTCGGCTCCCACGGCACGAGTGACGACTCGTTCGTCCTCGTCGGCCGCCGGGAGACGCACGCGGCGAACTCGTCCTACAACGCGAAGGCCGCGCGCGGGATCCGCCGGTACAACCCGGTGTACCTGAACCCGGCCGACGCCGAGCGCCTCGGCGTGCGCGACGACGACCTCGTGCGGATCGCCTCCGCGCGGGCGGCGGTCGTCGCGGTCGTCAGCGTCGACGACTCGATGCGGCCGGGGGTCGTGGCGTTGAGCCACGCGTACGGCCCGGCCGAGGCGGACGTCGACGACCCGTGGGGCGCGGGGGCCAGCACCGCCCGGCTCGCGGACGTCGAGGACGACTACGACCGCTACTCCGGCCAGCCCCGGATGAGCGGGATCCCGGTGGTCCTGTCACCCGTGCGCCAACCCGCTCCGGTCGGAGGGTGA
- a CDS encoding nitroreductase family protein, translating to MDVREALYTTRAMRRLAPDPVPDEVLMRILDAAIRAPSAGNAHAFRFLVVRDADTKKALQVLYREALDELYRTRYARAADAVRAGTADPSQQRVTASANHLADSLHTAPVLLFAYGLSNGASSVFPAVWSACLAARAEGLGSTVTTLLKARRAEVDALLGRPPDSEYEMFAMIPIGRPLGRWGVAQRRPLHEMVYTERWACPPDWNCDRPLWPEPEGAP from the coding sequence ATGGACGTCCGCGAGGCGCTCTACACCACCCGGGCGATGCGACGGCTGGCACCGGACCCGGTGCCGGACGAGGTGCTGATGCGCATCCTCGACGCCGCGATCCGGGCACCGTCGGCCGGCAACGCGCACGCGTTCCGGTTCCTCGTCGTGCGCGACGCGGACACGAAGAAGGCGCTGCAGGTCCTCTACCGGGAGGCGCTCGACGAGCTGTACCGCACGCGTTACGCGCGGGCCGCCGACGCGGTCCGCGCGGGCACGGCGGATCCGTCGCAGCAGCGGGTGACGGCGTCGGCGAACCACCTCGCGGATTCCCTGCACACCGCGCCGGTCCTGCTGTTCGCCTACGGACTGAGCAACGGTGCGTCGTCGGTGTTCCCGGCGGTCTGGAGCGCGTGCCTGGCCGCGCGGGCCGAAGGGCTCGGCAGCACGGTCACCACGTTGCTGAAGGCGCGTCGGGCCGAGGTGGACGCTCTCCTCGGCCGGCCGCCGGACAGCGAGTACGAGATGTTCGCGATGATCCCCATCGGCCGCCCGCTGGGCCGTTGGGGCGTGGCGCAACGACGCCCGCTGCACGAGATGGTCTACACCGAACGCTGGGCCTGCCCGCCCGACTGGAACTGCGACCGGCCGCTCTGGCCGGAACCTGAAGGAGCACCATGA